The region AGTGTCTCCCAAGAGAGTGATGATGCAGAGGCAAAAAGGTCCAGCGAAAAGTCTAAAGACGGTCAACACACAGTCAAACACCACTAACTGGACGGAAGTTTGATAGAAGGGTAAAATCTTAAGAGGAGCAAACAGGTTTGGGCAAAACCGATGGTTTTCGGAAACTAGGGGCAAAACTGTCGAGTGAGACACAACTAAGGGCATAAAATCGATTATCCCAAAAAATATAGGATGTTATGCTTTGCCGAGAGTGACACTCGGCAAAGTACGCAGTAACTGACGGAGCCGTCTGTTGCGGACGGGCATGCCACGTGGATACTCTTTGCCGTGAGCGGCTCTCGGCGTCTGCAGGGTTTGCCGTGCGGTGCCTCTTTGCCGTGAGGCAGTGACGGCAAAGATGGCAGTTTGCCGTGAAGGTGGGTTTGCCGAGAATGACACAAGTGTCCGTGTTTTAGCACTCGGCGAAGAGCATTACACCCGGCGTAGCCTAGAATTCGAGTAGTGCAGCTTGGTGAAGCCATTTTGAGCAAGCGAGAGGTGTGACAGGGATAGCAAATGCTTAAAGCTCTCTGGTATCTCCCCCTCGAGCTTGTTCCTTCCAAAGTTCAGCGTCTTCAACTCGGTGCACCACATGAGACTGGGAGGTATAGCACCACTCAGCATGTTACTCCCTGCATCCAGAACATTCAGCCTTGGAAGTAAGTTGAAGTCTAGGGCAATTTCACCCGACAGCGAGTTGTTCCTTAGATTGATAACCCTCAGCATAGGGCAGCTCAATAGGGAGGCAGACAATGTGCCACTGAACGAATTTGAGGCCAAGTTTAAGAACTCCAGCCTCCTCAAACCCCCAAACACATAAGGGATGACGCCAGTGAACATGTTATATGACAGGTCGATATGAATAAGCTGAGAGAAGTTACCCAGGTACTCGCTGAGGCTACCAGAGAGCTGATTTTCCCGTAAGCTTAGCCTCCTCAACTCTGATAATGTGTACAGGTCGCCAAGGATACTCCCAGTTATGCCACTGCCATCAATAAAGAGCTCCGTGAGCATCCTGCATCTGCCAAAGCCGGTGAGGACCTCACCGTTGAACTCATTCCCGGAAAATCGCAGGGCCTTGACCGGCGCAACACAGAGGGCCCTGGTGTTGAAGCCACCAGAGAAGCAATTACTGGAGATATCAAGAACTGCCAGGTTCATCGCGCCAGGGAACGTAGGGTGTGGTCCAGTGAATTTGTTGAAGGAGATGTTCACCACCTCAATAGCTAGAAAGCCATCTTCCCTCACAGGGAACGGCCCGGAGAACATGTTCACGCTGAGGTCGAGCACCTGCAGCCTCGCTAGCCGGGCAAGCCCCTCCGGTGGCTGGACATGGAGCGAGTTGCAGGAGAGGTTTAATGTCACGAGGCCATCGAGGGAGGTAATCAAGGAGGAGATGCCACCATGGAGGCTCTTGTTGAAGAGATCCAACCCGACAACCCTCCCAAGATCAGAGAAGATGCCGGTCCAGAAACAGCATGCAGTGTCGTTGGGATGCCATCCGATGAGCTTGGCACCCTTCCTGTCCCAGCCATTGGAAAAAGCAAGAAGTGCCTCCAGGTCAGTGGGGTGGCATGTATGGTTCAGAGAATGGCTGGCATGTCCCTGGAGCAGAACATAGACGAGCAAGAATTGGAACAAGGAGTAATAGCCTCCCCTCTTCCGCGAGAGGAGGCGGCGAAAGTAGAAAACCTTGCTGGAGGGCATGAACAGGTCGGAAGGACTTGGGACAGAGAAACTAACGGAAGCAAATAATAACTCGCCTTTATTCCTTGGAATAGTTAATGTCCCCTCCTGGGCCCAGTGCTGCAGCCGTGGCTCCCTCCTAAACTGCTGCACTGCTGCAGCTGTGTCCCTCCTCCTGAGCCCACAAGGCCACATGACAGTTCCTAACTAGCAGCAAATTCCTTAAActtttactccctccgtaaaaaaatataagagtgtttagatcagcaAATTACGAAACTGTACTAAGCGAGCAATGATAGATCAAAATTGTTACCCCCGGCCAAGATTGTCTGACGTAACGTCACCTGACTTTGGGCCACTAATAGATGGGCCAGCTTGTTTGCAgccccacatgtcaatggcccTACGTCAGGGAATCTCAACCGTAACCCCATCATAAGAAGTCACTAAATTTAGAACATCACATTATTTAGCTGTCTTAACTCTTGATAAGGGAATGTAAAATCGTATGTATTGAGTTCAGAAACCAAACAAAATTAATTAATGAGTCAAAGTCTAAGGGGGTGGTGGCTAGCTctgtctaagagcatctccagccgcggccCCAGAAAGACCTTCCCAggtgattttttcgcgccggcgccgaaaaacggcccagtcgcgtctCCAGGATCACGTTTTTCGCCGGGGTGGGCCGAAATCAGCgctggcggacccaggccgaacccggcgcgctgggggtgcCCGGGGGCgtcgggcgaatcgtttttggcgcgaaatAGCCGCGGGCCCTCGTTGCCAGTGACTCGTTTctcttctcgccgcttcgtcgtcctcatcgcctcgtttctcgCGGCAAATCAATGCTAAAGCTGTCGCGCCGGTCAGcatcctccattgatgcctcacgggcggcgcagtgaagaccggacgacgcgcgtcccttgcccgccacgcgtacacacggcggCCACGCGTACGCGCGGCGCGCccgcctatataagccgacccCCAGCGCGCCGGTGACGCACAGCCTCTCCACCGCTGACGCGCCGTTTCTCCCccattcctccctctcctctcgccgtctccagttcaaccatggccgagcgcttcccaggcgacggcacggc is a window of Triticum dicoccoides isolate Atlit2015 ecotype Zavitan chromosome 2B, WEW_v2.0, whole genome shotgun sequence DNA encoding:
- the LOC119361437 gene encoding phytosulfokine receptor 2-like — translated: MWPCGLRRRDTAAAVQQFRREPRLQHWAQEGTLTIPRNKGELLFASVSFSVPSPSDLFMPSSKVFYFRRLLSRKRGGYYSLFQFLLVYVLLQGHASHSLNHTCHPTDLEALLAFSNGWDRKGAKLIGWHPNDTACCFWTGIFSDLGRVVGLDLFNKSLHGGISSLITSLDGLVTLNLSCNSLHVQPPEGLARLARLQVLDLSVNMFSGPFPVREDGFLAIEVVNISFNKFTGPHPTFPGAMNLAVLDISSNCFSGGFNTRALCVAPVKALRFSGNEFNGEVLTGFGRCRMLTELFIDGSGITGSILGDLYTLSELRRLSLRENQLSGSLSEYLGNFSQLIHIDLSYNMFTGVIPYVFGGLRRLEFLNLASNSFSGTLSASLLSCPMLRVINLRNNSLSGEIALDFNLLPRLNVLDAGSNMLSGAIPPSLMWCTELKTLNFGRNKLEGEIPESFKHLLSLSHLSLAQNGFTKLHYSNSRLRRV